The Thamnophis elegans isolate rThaEle1 chromosome Z, rThaEle1.pri, whole genome shotgun sequence genome contains a region encoding:
- the LOC116521317 gene encoding vomeronasal type-2 receptor 26-like, which yields MNSQMLKTFNDIFFFRIVSENYQQILALAFSVKEINDNPRMLVNITLGFNIYDSYLSSKWTYHAAIQFLSSKNNLVPNYKCGIQDTLLAVTEDLTSERSYRKPNILGIYKIPQFIYGSAMVLTEKDHLLYYYQMTPNLLHQYRAIMKLLQHFNWNWITFFIANGMHLETVMNVIIPEFAKNGICTAKLYTFVLCHGEKLMKCVEKSYYDVMNSKAKVLIFSGDLRSMSLLRWLLSFKFGKIIEKTKGHVWLLTIGMELRNFIAPAERPILKFHGSFSFTVHSDEIQGFQQFLQNRNPLNSEGDGFIRNFWARAFHCPFQGSGFHPKNRDACTGMERLENLSEHVFPMRIIGQSYSIYNAVYAAAQSLHVIYESISRNKAMDKRERRKCLKQQLWQLSNLLKTLSFNNSAGEKISFDQEGSLLAGIDIINWITFPNESFIGLKVGRMDPWAPSHKELTIKEEDIVWHPGFNHIRPISLCNANCQPGYQKETKEGEPFCCYNCVPCPKGWISNKTDMDNCFKCPQDQYANKQQNGCIPKVISYLSYEEPLVMSIVTCTVLLSATTIQILKTFRKHHNTYIVKANNRDLSYLLLISLLLCFLCSLLFLGRPLTITCLLRQTTFGVIFTMAVSCVLAKTLIVVLAFMATKPGSQMKKWTGKRLASLIVVSCTFPQVGICVVWLATFPPFPDSDMLSMSEQVVLQCNESSPIMFYLVLSYLGLLAIASFTVAFFARKLPDTFNEAKFITFSMLVFCSVWLTFVPTYLSTKGKYMVTVEIFSILTSSAGLLGCIFGPKCYIILLRPELNKREHLISKKT from the exons ATGAACTCTCAAATGCTGAAAACatttaatgatatattttttttcagaatagtgTCAGAGAATTACCAACAAATTTTAGCTTTGGCATTTTCTGTAAAGGAAATCAATGACAACCCTAGGATGTTAGTAAACATTACACTGGGATTCAATATTTATGACAGCTATTTAAGTTCCAAATGGACCTATCATGCTGCAATACAATTTCTCTCTTCGAAAAACAACCTTGTGCCCAACTACAAATGTGGCATCCAGGATACTCTCTTGGCAGTAACTGAAGATCTGACTTCTGAACGCTCCTATCGGAAACCCAATATTTTGGGCATCTACAAGATTCCACAG TTCATCTATGGCTCTGCAATGGTGCTGACAGAAAAGGACCATCTTCTTTACTACTATCAGATGACTCCAAATCTTCTACATCAATATAGAGCGATTATGAAATTACTGCAGCATTTCAACTGGAATTGGATCACATTCTTTATTGCCAATGGGATGCATTTAGAGACTGTTATGAATGTCATCATTCCAGAATTTGCAAAAAATGGTATCTGTACTGCAAAGTTATATACATTCGTTTTGTGTCATGGTGAAAAACTCATGAAATGTGTAGAAAAATCTTATTATGATGTCATGAATAGCAAAGCCAAGGTTCTGATTTTCAGTGGAGACCTGCGTTCCATGAGTCTTTTGAGATGGTTGCTATCTTTTAAATTTGGGAAAATTATAGAAAAAACTAAAGGCCATGTTTGGCTTCTAACTATTGGGATGGAGCTGAGAAACTTCATTGCTCCCGCTGAGAGGCCAATACTCAAATTCCACGGTTCATTTTCCTTTACAGTCCATTCTGATGAAATCCAGGGATTCCAGCAATTTCTCCAGAACAGAAACCCTTTGAATTCAGAAGGAGATGGTTTTATCAGAAATTTCTGGGCTCGGGCATTTCACTGTCCATTCCAGGGCTCTGGGTTCCATCCTAAGAATAGGGATGCCTGCACAGGGATGGAAAGACTGGAGAACCTTTCTGAGCATGTCTTTCCCATGAGAATCATAGGCCAAAGCTATAgcatctacaatgctgtttatgctGCGGCTCAATCCTTACATGTCATCTATGAATCAATATCCAGAAACAAGGCAATGgataaaagggaaaggagaaaatgtcTGAAACAACAGCTCTGGCAG cTTTCTAATCTGCTAAAAACATTATCATTTAATAACAGTGCTGGAGAAAAAATTTCCTTTGATCAGGAGGGCTCTCTACTTGCAGGAATTGACATCATTAATTGGATTACATTCCCAAATGAATCTTTCATTGGACTGAAAGTTGGAAGGATGGATCCATGGGCCCCTTCACACAAAGAACTTACCATCAAGGAAGAGGATATTGTATGGCATCCTGGATTTAACCAT ATACGACCTATCTCTCTGTGTAATGCCAATTGTCAGCCTGGCTACCAGAAAGAAACAAAGGAGGGAGAACCATTTTGTTGTTACAATTGTGTGCCTTGTCCAAAAGGGTGGATATCTAACAAAACAG ATATGGACAATTGTTTCAAATGCCCACAAGATCAATATGCGAACAAGCAACAGAATGGATGCATTCCAAAGGTCATTAGCTATTTGTCCTATGAAGAACCGCTGGTTATGAGCATAGTTACTTGTACAGTCTTGTTGTCTGCTACTACTATTCAGATCTTGAAGACATTTAGGAAGCATCACAATACTTACATAGTGAAAGCAAACAATCGTGATCTTTCCTACCTTCTTCTCATCTCACTTCTGCTCTGTTTTCTTTGCTCATTGCTGTTCCTTGGCAGACCACTAACAATAACATGTCTCCTCCGCCAAACTACTTTTGGGGTCATTTTCACCATGGCTGTTTCTTGTGTGTTGGCAAAAACCCTTATTGTagttctggctttcatggccacaaagccaggaTCCCAGATGAAGAAGTGGACGGGGAAACGACTGGCCAGCTTAATTGTTGTTTCTTGCACTTTTCCTCAAGTAGGCATCTGTGTTGTGTGGCTTGCAACATTCCCTCCTTTCCCAGATAGTGATATGCTTTCAATGAGTGAACAAGTTGTCCTTCAGTGTAATGAGTCATCACCTATCATGTTCTATCTTGTTTTGAGCTACCTGGGATTACTAGCCATTGCCAGCTTCACTGTAGCTTTCTTTGCCCGGAAGTTGCCAGACacttttaatgaagccaaattcatcactttcagcatgttggTGTTTTGCAGTGTGTGGCTGACCTTTGTTCCaacttacctgagcaccaaaggaaaatacatggtcactgtggagatcttctccatcttaacCTCTAGTGCCGGATTGCTGGGGTGTATCTTTggtcccaaatgctacattattctgTTGAGACCTGAGCTGAACAAAAGAGAGCATTTAATCAGCAAAAAAACCTGA